The DNA region ATACGTCCCAAACATAGCTGGTCTTGATGGCAAGTCCATGAATTTGTCGGCCAAAAATAACATCATCTGATCCAACACTCAGACCAAGAACTGCTGCAAAAGTAAAATCCGAAGGCTGAAAATCCACATTCCGCATTTGCATAAAAAGCTTCACTGCTTCTTCACGGAAACCATATTTTGTATGCCCCGTTATCATAACATTGAAGCTTACTGAATCTTTAGTTGGCATTTCACTGAAGAGTTGAGACGCTGTATCGAGGCAGCAAGTTTTGCAGTACGAATCTACCAAACTGTTGCAAACAATAAGACTTGAACTTAATCCAAATCTAATGACATGGGAATGAATCTGATGTACTTCTTTCAACGTCGTTGTATCATCAAAACCCGATAAGAGAGTTGCAAAGGTGATATGATCCGGCTTCACCCCCGACCTACACATCTCATTGTAAAGATTGATAGCTTCTTTCGGCCGATTGTTCTGAGAGTAACCACCAATCATCGTAGTCCATGAAACCTCATTACGAGAGACCATGCTATCAAACAACTCCCTCGCATGAAAAAGATTACGGGACTTCACATAACCCGAAACCATCATGTTTACAGAGCAAGTGTTTTtgtaaggcatttcatcaaacagttTGCGTGCGCTTGCTATTTGATTTGTTCTGACTAAATCCTTTAGTTGGAAGTTAAAGCGAGAGATTTCAGGGTCGAACCCCGTTTTAACTATCCGGGCATCTACTGGAACATCAACAATGCGTTCACTGCATTTCATAATCAACTTTCAattaaaatgtataaaccaagATACCGTTATGAAGAAAAGAATAAGTAAtaacaagaaagaaaaagaccTGAGGCCACAGTAAAATCTCTTGTAAAACATCTGAATTGCACCCTGTGGATTTTTAGCTCTCATATTACCCATTGTGCTGCAACGATAATAGAAGATCAAGTTCCATCAATGTTATAAGTATTATTAGCAGGAATTTACCTGATCAACCGAGAAAGTTACGTATTTTCTGTTTTCCTTTTCTCTTAATTGAAACTAACCATCATTGGCAACAAACTTGCCCTATGCTTTCAGCCAATTAATTTAAACGTACCTGAAAGGCCAATGGTCAGACTCGGTTCGTTTCCTGCACAGGACCAAGCTGACAGAAACCAACTTGCTGCTggcaaggaaaaaaaaaaggactgTTCAAGGAGAATTGGGAGAAGTGTTTTCCGAAAAAAACACGAGGCCAATACATGCATATCAatacttttaaatttaaaatttattttacttaatcataattaattaatatatattttacttaatttaattatataatcatgataaaaaatattattttggtgCATACACTAAATAAGTgtaagtttttatatttttttttcaaatggtaactagagaaaaaataataagtactccctccatttcat from Capsicum annuum cultivar UCD-10X-F1 unplaced genomic scaffold, UCD10Xv1.1 ctg29299, whole genome shotgun sequence includes:
- the LOC124891038 gene encoding putative pentatricopeptide repeat-containing protein At2g01510, which gives rise to SKLVSVSLVLCRKRTESDHWPFSTMGNMRAKNPQGAIQMFYKRFYCGLSERIVDVPVDARIVKTGFDPEISRFNFQLKDLVRTNQIASARKLFDEMPYKNTCSVNMMVSGYVKSRNLFHARELFDSMVSRNEVSWTTMIGGYSQNNRPKEAINLYNEMCRSGVKPDHITFATLLSGFDDTTTLKEVHQIHSHVIRFGLSSSLIVCNSLVDSYCKTCCLDTASQLFSEMPTKDSVSFNVMITGHTKYGFREEAVKLFMQMRNVDFQPSDFTFAAVLGLSVGSDDVIFGRQIHGLAIKTSY